One part of the Streptomyces lienomycini genome encodes these proteins:
- a CDS encoding bile acid:sodium symporter family protein, translated as MRTERTEGTERPGRPDRADRPADLGGDGSGDRSARRAVTVFPVLVLLAGALGLLLPGSFTGWGESVPYLLGVVMFCMGITMTPEDFRGVAKRPWAVALGLVAHYVIMPGLGWAVAHLLDLPPQLAAGVILVGCAPSGTASNVVTYLARGDVALSVSVATVSTLVAPLVTPPLTLLLAGEYLPVDAGSMVTDILKTVLLPVLAGVVVRLLAGRYVQRALPALPWLSALTIAVIVAVVVAGSADAIKSAAGLVFVAVVLHNGLGLALGYGAGRLGRLGEPGSRAMAFEVGMQNSGLAASLATAHFSPLAALPAAVFSVWHNVSGAVVAAWLSRRGR; from the coding sequence GTGCGTACCGAAAGAACCGAAGGAACAGAACGACCCGGTCGACCCGACCGGGCAGATCGACCCGCGGACCTCGGCGGCGACGGCTCGGGCGACCGCTCCGCGCGGCGTGCCGTGACCGTCTTCCCGGTCCTCGTCCTCCTGGCCGGCGCCCTCGGCCTGCTGCTCCCCGGCAGTTTCACCGGGTGGGGCGAGTCGGTGCCCTACCTGCTGGGCGTCGTGATGTTCTGCATGGGCATCACCATGACCCCGGAGGACTTCCGCGGTGTCGCGAAGCGCCCCTGGGCGGTGGCGCTCGGACTGGTCGCGCACTACGTCATCATGCCGGGGCTCGGCTGGGCCGTCGCCCACCTGCTCGACCTTCCGCCGCAGCTCGCGGCGGGCGTGATCCTGGTGGGCTGCGCGCCCAGCGGTACGGCGTCCAACGTGGTGACCTACCTGGCGCGCGGCGACGTCGCCCTGTCGGTCTCCGTCGCCACCGTCTCCACGCTGGTCGCGCCGCTGGTCACCCCGCCGCTGACGCTGCTGCTGGCCGGCGAGTACCTTCCGGTGGACGCGGGGTCCATGGTCACGGACATCCTCAAGACGGTGCTGCTGCCGGTCCTCGCGGGCGTCGTCGTACGGCTGCTCGCCGGACGGTACGTGCAGCGGGCGCTGCCGGCGCTGCCCTGGCTGTCCGCGCTGACGATCGCCGTGATCGTGGCGGTGGTCGTGGCGGGCAGCGCGGACGCCATCAAGTCGGCCGCGGGGCTGGTGTTCGTCGCCGTCGTGCTGCACAACGGGCTCGGTCTCGCGCTCGGTTACGGTGCGGGGCGCCTCGGCCGACTGGGCGAGCCCGGCAGCCGTGCCATGGCCTTCGAGGTCGGCATGCAGAACTCCGGCCTCGCCGCGTCGCTGGCCACGGCGCACTTCAGCCCGCTGGCGGCGTTGCCGGCCGCGGTGTTCTCCGTCTGGCACAACGTGTCCGGTGCGGTGGTCGCCGCGTGGTTGTCCCGCCGGGGGCGGTGA
- a CDS encoding glutathione S-transferase C-terminal domain-containing protein, producing the protein MTVTPLTPAPAFRGRIGRDPRSGHYAVPRRYRLHLSPGHDDCLGIAVVHGLLGLDEICPVTLLDPLPDRPDGGHSALRPLYEASAHHYRGPAVAPVLSDGWSGRIVSTHARDIMRDLARSFTSAAGPALYPRGTEAEMEAVEELCARTADPAALPGVLDHLERRLTAHSHVLGDRLTAADVEVWAALVHRDTPRRATAHPALWAHVRRLTAHPAFGRHLTAGPA; encoded by the coding sequence ATGACCGTCACACCGCTCACCCCTGCCCCCGCCTTCCGGGGACGGATCGGCCGCGACCCGCGCAGCGGCCACTACGCCGTACCGCGCCGCTACCGCCTCCACCTGTCACCCGGCCACGACGACTGTCTGGGCATCGCCGTCGTGCACGGCCTCCTCGGCCTGGACGAGATCTGTCCCGTGACCCTTCTGGACCCGCTGCCCGACCGCCCCGACGGCGGACACTCCGCACTGCGCCCCCTGTACGAGGCGAGCGCGCACCACTACCGGGGACCGGCCGTCGCGCCGGTGCTCAGCGACGGCTGGTCGGGCCGGATCGTGAGCACGCACGCCCGCGACATCATGCGCGACCTCGCCCGGAGCTTCACCTCCGCCGCCGGCCCGGCGCTCTACCCGCGCGGCACCGAGGCGGAGATGGAAGCTGTCGAGGAACTGTGCGCGCGGACCGCCGACCCCGCGGCCCTGCCCGGCGTACTGGACCACCTGGAGCGGCGCCTGACCGCGCACTCCCACGTCCTGGGCGACCGGCTCACCGCGGCCGACGTCGAGGTGTGGGCGGCCCTCGTCCACCGCGACACCCCGCGGCGCGCGACCGCCCACCCCGCCCTGTGGGCCCACGTACGCCGACTGACCGCCCATCCGGCCTTCGGCCGCCACCTCACGGCCGGTCCCGCCTGA
- a CDS encoding 4-carboxy-4-hydroxy-2-oxoadipate aldolase/oxaloacetate decarboxylase produces the protein MSGVVVTNPPKAAAEDVEALAGYGVATVSEAMGRTGLLGPEIRPVQQDVRVAGTAVTVLSWPGDNLMIHAAVEQCGEGDILVVTTTSPSTDGMFGELFATALQRRGVRGLVTGAGLRDTQELREMGFAAWSRAVSAQGTVKATGGSVNVPVAVDGRVIRPGDVIVADDDGVVVVPRERARQVAEASEARERKEAATRAAFVDGQLGLDRYGLRDKLRQLGVTYQSYDEYTAGERS, from the coding sequence ATGAGCGGCGTCGTCGTCACCAACCCGCCCAAGGCCGCCGCCGAGGACGTCGAGGCGCTCGCCGGGTACGGCGTGGCCACCGTGAGCGAGGCCATGGGCCGCACCGGCCTGCTCGGACCGGAGATCCGCCCCGTCCAGCAGGACGTGCGGGTCGCGGGCACCGCCGTCACCGTGCTCAGCTGGCCCGGCGACAACCTGATGATCCATGCCGCCGTGGAGCAGTGCGGCGAGGGCGACATCCTGGTCGTCACCACCACCTCCCCGTCCACCGACGGCATGTTCGGCGAGCTGTTCGCCACCGCCCTCCAACGGCGCGGGGTGCGGGGCCTGGTCACGGGCGCGGGCCTGCGTGACACCCAGGAGCTGCGGGAGATGGGCTTCGCCGCCTGGTCCCGCGCCGTGTCCGCGCAGGGAACCGTCAAGGCCACCGGCGGCTCGGTCAACGTGCCGGTCGCCGTGGACGGCCGGGTGATCCGCCCCGGAGACGTGATCGTCGCCGACGACGACGGCGTGGTGGTCGTCCCCCGGGAGCGCGCCCGGCAGGTCGCCGAGGCGTCCGAGGCCCGCGAGAGGAAGGAGGCCGCCACCCGCGCCGCCTTCGTCGACGGCCAACTCGGCCTCGACCGCTACGGACTGCGCGACAAGCTGCGGCAACTCGGCGTCACCTACCAGTCGTACGACGAGTACACCGCCGGGGAGCGGTCGTGA
- a CDS encoding 4-oxalomesaconate tautomerase, whose translation MEEVRCTLMRGGTSKGAYFLAADLPADPGARDDLLLRTMGSPDPRQIDGLGGAHPLTSKVAVVSGSADPDADVDYLFLQVAVDAPEVTDRQNCGNLLAGVGPFAVERGLVPAGDAETSVRIRMRNTGELAVVTFPTPGGRVDYTGDTAISGVPGTAAAVVIEFPRGAGPLLPTGNVRDTVAGTEVTCVDNGMPVVLIPAAALEVTGYETPAELERDTALADRLREIRLAAGHAMGLGDVEGATVPKLTLLAPPRDGGAVTTRTFIPVRCHTSIGVLGAASVAAGLRVPGGAGEGIALLPESGDPVRVEHPTGFLEVAVDLDPGPLVVRRTAVVRTARKLFDGAVFPRPAATAPRPAQRPGGRHGSAPR comes from the coding sequence ATCGAGGAGGTGCGCTGCACACTGATGCGCGGCGGCACCTCCAAGGGCGCCTACTTCCTCGCCGCCGACCTGCCCGCCGACCCCGGCGCCCGGGACGACCTGCTCCTGCGGACCATGGGCAGCCCCGACCCGCGCCAGATCGACGGCCTGGGCGGCGCGCACCCGCTGACCAGCAAGGTCGCCGTGGTCTCCGGATCGGCCGACCCGGACGCGGACGTCGACTACCTGTTCCTCCAGGTCGCCGTGGACGCGCCCGAGGTCACCGACCGGCAGAACTGCGGCAACCTCCTCGCCGGGGTGGGCCCGTTCGCCGTGGAGCGCGGGCTCGTGCCGGCCGGGGACGCCGAGACGTCCGTACGCATCCGCATGCGCAACACCGGCGAACTGGCCGTCGTGACCTTCCCGACCCCGGGCGGCCGCGTCGACTACACGGGGGACACCGCGATATCCGGCGTGCCCGGCACCGCCGCCGCGGTCGTCATCGAGTTCCCGCGGGGCGCCGGCCCGCTGCTGCCCACGGGCAACGTCCGCGACACCGTCGCCGGCACCGAGGTGACCTGCGTCGACAACGGCATGCCGGTCGTCCTGATCCCCGCCGCCGCGCTGGAGGTCACCGGGTACGAGACGCCCGCGGAACTGGAGCGGGACACCGCCCTCGCCGACCGGCTCCGCGAGATCCGGCTGGCCGCCGGGCACGCGATGGGCCTCGGCGACGTCGAGGGCGCCACCGTGCCCAAGCTGACCCTCCTCGCCCCGCCCCGGGACGGGGGCGCGGTCACCACCCGCACCTTCATCCCCGTGCGCTGCCACACCTCCATCGGCGTCCTGGGCGCCGCGAGCGTGGCGGCAGGGCTGCGCGTCCCCGGCGGCGCGGGAGAGGGCATCGCCCTGCTCCCCGAGTCCGGCGACCCGGTCCGCGTGGAACACCCCACCGGCTTCCTGGAGGTCGCCGTCGACCTCGACCCCGGCCCGCTCGTGGTCCGGCGTACCGCCGTCGTACGCACCGCGCGCAAGCTCTTCGACGGCGCCGTCTTCCCCCGGCCGGCCGCGACGGCACCGCGGCCCGCACAACGCCCTGGAGGCCGCCACGGCTCCGCGCCTCGGTGA